In Danaus plexippus chromosome 17, MEX_DaPlex, whole genome shotgun sequence, one DNA window encodes the following:
- the LOC116771394 gene encoding NFU1 iron-sulfur cluster scaffold homolog, mitochondrial-like, whose amino-acid sequence MSYKMLRNSIKFLRTGNHCKLMSAVRYRDHDSRSFITITQSHTENLRTNKIKPLLLKTDVRTMFIQTQETPNPNSLKFLPGTKVLEPGQTLDFPNIGAAHCSPLAKMLFRIEGVKGVFFGSDFVTITKQDDDVDWKLVKPEVFATIMDFFASGLPIVTDAKPSGDTQINDDDDEIVQMIKELLDTRIRPTVQEDGGDVLFVDFKDGVLRLKMQGSCSSCPSSIVTLKNGVQNMMQFYIPEVLAVEQIDDEGDKLSEKVFKEFEQLKNKQKKE is encoded by the exons ATGTCATACAAAATGTTACGGAACTCAATAAAATTCCTTAGAACTGGGAATCATTGCAAACTTATGAGTGCGGTAAGGTACAG AGATCATGATAGTAGGAGTTTTATTACGATAACACAAAGCCATACTGAAAATCTTCGAACAAACAAGataaaacctcttttattaaaaacggaTGTTCGTACAATGTTTATCCAAACTCAAGAAACTCCGAACCCTAACAGCTTAAAATTTCTTCCTGGCACAAAAGTCCTAGAGCCTGGTCAAACATTGGATTTCCCTAATATAGGAGCAGCTCATTGTAGTCCTCTAG CTAAAATGCTATTTCGCATTGAGGGTGTGAAAGGAGTGTTTTTTGGATCTGATTTTGTCACTATCACAAAACAAGATGATGATGTGGATTGGAAGCTGGTTAAACCGGAAGTATTTGCTACAATAATGGATTTCTTTGCTAGCGGCTTACCTATTGTTACTGATGCAAAACCATCGGGAGATACAc AAATAAATGATGACGATGATGAAATAGTACAAATGATAAAGGAACTGTTGGATACAAGAATCAGACCGACGGTTCAAGAAGACGGTGGTGATGTTCTTTTTGTGGACTTCAAGGACGGTGTTCTTAGACTCAAAATGCAAGGATCCTGCTCATCATGCCCCAGCTCCATTGTGACTTTGAAAAATGGG gtcCAAAACATGATGCAGTTTTATATCCCTGAAGTTTTAGCCGTTGAACAAATTGATGACGAGGGTGATAAGCTTAGTGAAAAAGTTTTCAAAGAATTTGAACAGCTGAAGAATAAACAGAAGAAAGAATAG